One Chromobacterium paludis genomic window carries:
- the dnaG gene encoding DNA primase, with the protein MIPQDFIDQLLSRVDIVDVVDRYVPLKKGGQNYMACCPFHKEKSPSFTVSPSKQFYHCFGCGAHGSAIGFVMEYQGIGFVDAVKSLAEGIGMQVPNEREVNPEASRKAREKQVSLEQLMQQASDFYRRELKGAANAVAYCKGRGLTGEVAARYGLGYAPDGWQNLEAAVQNYQDDKLVEAGLVIVAEDSGRRYDRFRDRLMFPIRNQRGAIVGFGGRVLGKGEPKYLNSPETPLFEKGRELYGLYEARQAIRDKNRVLVVEGYMDVVALAQYGISYAVATLGTATTGEHVRKLLKHADQVYFCFDGDAAGQKAAWRALENSLSQLVDGKSLNFLFLPTEHDPDSYVREFGAEAFEELLTQQSLPLSVYFTRELCRGVNLATPEGQAELIRVAKPLLAQIAAPAFGYMIRKRLAEMAGVDVDELDMLTGGGKPKPRRAREGGRRDYKLPADSQRPLNPTMVKKLIKWLLMNPQWAADVQLPDSLALSDELACFAMLAERVLEHGESPNTAQLIEGLRGTPYEGLIDSVLQQAMQDPDEFADPGEDDRQLFQDGNARLLKMLHAEQLERLKLKDRHEGLTPEEKVLMGQLLREMFSPPNG; encoded by the coding sequence TTGATTCCGCAGGATTTCATCGACCAACTGCTGTCCCGCGTCGACATCGTCGACGTGGTGGACCGCTACGTCCCCTTGAAGAAGGGCGGGCAGAACTATATGGCCTGCTGCCCCTTTCACAAGGAAAAATCGCCCTCATTTACCGTCAGCCCCAGCAAGCAGTTTTACCACTGCTTCGGCTGCGGCGCGCACGGCTCGGCCATCGGCTTCGTCATGGAGTACCAGGGCATAGGCTTTGTCGATGCCGTGAAGTCGCTGGCCGAGGGCATCGGCATGCAAGTGCCGAACGAGCGCGAGGTCAATCCGGAAGCCAGCCGCAAGGCGCGCGAGAAGCAGGTATCGCTGGAGCAGCTGATGCAGCAGGCCAGTGATTTCTACCGCCGCGAGCTCAAGGGCGCGGCCAATGCCGTGGCCTATTGCAAGGGGCGAGGCCTGACCGGCGAAGTCGCCGCGCGCTATGGCCTGGGCTATGCGCCGGATGGCTGGCAAAACCTCGAAGCGGCGGTCCAGAACTATCAGGACGACAAGCTGGTGGAAGCCGGGCTGGTGATCGTGGCCGAGGACAGCGGCCGCCGCTACGACCGTTTCCGCGACCGGTTGATGTTCCCGATCCGCAATCAGCGCGGCGCCATCGTCGGCTTCGGCGGACGGGTGCTGGGCAAGGGCGAGCCGAAGTATCTGAACTCGCCCGAGACGCCGCTGTTCGAGAAGGGGCGCGAGCTGTACGGCCTGTACGAGGCGCGGCAGGCGATCCGGGATAAAAACCGGGTGCTGGTGGTCGAAGGTTATATGGACGTGGTGGCGCTGGCGCAGTACGGCATAAGCTACGCCGTCGCGACGCTGGGTACTGCCACTACGGGCGAACATGTGCGCAAGCTGCTCAAGCACGCCGATCAGGTCTATTTCTGCTTTGACGGCGACGCCGCCGGACAGAAGGCGGCGTGGCGCGCGCTGGAAAACAGCTTGTCGCAGCTGGTGGACGGCAAGTCGCTGAACTTCCTGTTCCTGCCGACCGAGCACGATCCGGACAGCTATGTGCGCGAATTCGGCGCGGAGGCGTTTGAAGAACTGCTGACCCAGCAGAGCCTGCCGCTGTCCGTGTATTTCACGCGCGAGCTGTGCCGCGGCGTCAATCTGGCCACGCCGGAAGGGCAGGCCGAGCTGATCCGCGTCGCCAAGCCCTTGCTGGCGCAGATCGCCGCGCCGGCCTTCGGCTACATGATACGGAAGCGCCTGGCCGAGATGGCGGGCGTGGATGTGGACGAGCTGGACATGCTGACTGGCGGCGGCAAGCCCAAGCCGCGTCGCGCCCGCGAGGGCGGGCGGCGCGACTACAAGCTGCCAGCCGATTCGCAGCGCCCGCTCAATCCCACCATGGTCAAGAAACTGATCAAGTGGCTGCTGATGAATCCGCAGTGGGCGGCAGACGTTCAGCTGCCGGACAGCCTGGCGCTGTCCGACGAGCTGGCCTGCTTCGCCATGCTGGCGGAGCGCGTGCTGGAGCACGGCGAGTCGCCCAATACGGCGCAGTTGATCGAGGGCCTGCGCGGCACGCCGTACGAGGGACTGATAGACAGCGTGTTGCAGCAGGCGATGCAGGACCCGGACGAGTTCGCCGACCCTGGCGAAGACGACCGGCAACTGTTCCAGGACGGCAACGCGCGCTTGTTGAAAATGCTGCATGCGGAGCAGCTGGAAAGGCTAAAACTGAAGGACCGGCACGAGGGCTTGACGCCAGAGGAGAAGGTCTTGATGGGACAGCTGTTGCGGGAAATGTTCTCGCCGCCGAACGGATAG
- a CDS encoding GatB/YqeY domain-containing protein, producing MSLKVRITDDMKSAMKAKEADKLATIRLLLAAVKQKEVDERIELDDAGITAVIDKMIKQRRDSIAQYQAAQRQDLADKEQAEMNVLMGYMPQQLSQAEIEAMIAQAVADIGAAGMQDMGKVMGVLRPQLAGRADMAQVSALIKARLSA from the coding sequence ATGAGCCTCAAAGTTCGCATCACCGACGACATGAAGTCCGCCATGAAAGCCAAGGAAGCCGACAAGCTGGCCACGATTCGCCTGCTGCTGGCCGCCGTGAAGCAGAAAGAGGTGGACGAGCGCATCGAACTGGACGACGCCGGCATCACCGCCGTCATCGACAAGATGATCAAGCAGCGTCGTGACTCCATCGCCCAGTACCAGGCCGCGCAGCGCCAGGATCTGGCCGACAAGGAACAGGCCGAGATGAACGTGCTGATGGGCTATATGCCGCAGCAGCTGTCGCAGGCCGAGATCGAGGCGATGATCGCCCAGGCCGTGGCCGACATCGGCGCCGCCGGCATGCAGGACATGGGCAAGGTAATGGGCGTATTGCGTCCGCAGCTGGCCGGCCGCGCCGATATGGCGCAGGTTTCCGCCTTGATCAAGGCCAGGCTGAGCGCGTAA
- the rpsU gene encoding 30S ribosomal protein S21, with the protein MPNIRVKENEPFEVALRRFKRAVEKTGLLTELRAREFYEKPTTERKRKHAAAVKRHYKRIRSQMLPPKLY; encoded by the coding sequence ATGCCGAATATTCGCGTTAAAGAGAACGAACCGTTCGAAGTAGCTCTGCGTCGCTTCAAGCGCGCTGTGGAAAAGACTGGTCTGCTGACCGAACTGCGCGCCCGCGAGTTCTACGAAAAGCCGACCACCGAGCGCAAGCGCAAGCACGCTGCCGCCGTGAAGCGCCACTACAAGCGCATCCGCAGCCAGATGCTGCCGCCGAAACTCTACTAA
- a CDS encoding thiazole synthase, whose protein sequence is MSDQLVIAGKTFHSRLLVGTGKYSSFEQTAEALEASGTEIVTAAIRRVNLGQNPNEPNLLDFLPQSRYNLLPNTAGCYSAEDAIRTLRLARELLDDHRFVKLEVLGDPNNLYPNVRETLKAAEVLVAEGFDVLVYTSDDPIVARELEQIGCCAIMPLASLIGSGMGILNPWNLQLIIEQSQVPVIVDAGVGTASDAAIAMELGCDGVLMNTAIAGARDPVLMARAMKLAVEAGRAAYLAGRMPKRFYSATPSSPSEGVISSVKP, encoded by the coding sequence GTGAGCGATCAACTGGTGATTGCCGGCAAGACGTTCCATTCTCGTTTGCTGGTGGGGACGGGAAAGTACAGCAGTTTCGAGCAAACGGCCGAGGCGCTGGAGGCCTCCGGCACGGAGATCGTTACCGCGGCGATCCGCCGCGTGAACCTGGGGCAGAATCCTAACGAACCGAATTTGCTGGACTTTTTGCCGCAAAGCCGGTATAACCTGCTGCCCAACACGGCGGGGTGCTACTCCGCCGAGGATGCGATCCGCACCCTTCGTCTGGCGCGCGAGCTGCTGGACGACCACCGCTTCGTGAAGCTGGAGGTGCTGGGCGATCCCAACAATCTGTATCCCAACGTCAGAGAAACGCTGAAGGCCGCGGAAGTGCTGGTGGCCGAAGGTTTCGACGTGTTGGTCTACACCTCGGACGATCCCATCGTCGCGCGCGAGCTGGAGCAAATCGGCTGCTGCGCGATCATGCCGCTGGCCAGCCTGATCGGCTCCGGCATGGGCATCCTGAATCCGTGGAATCTGCAATTGATTATCGAGCAGTCCCAGGTCCCGGTGATCGTGGATGCCGGCGTCGGCACCGCGTCCGACGCGGCTATCGCCATGGAACTGGGCTGCGACGGCGTGCTGATGAACACAGCGATCGCCGGCGCGCGCGATCCGGTGTTGATGGCGCGCGCAATGAAACTGGCCGTGGAAGCTGGCCGCGCCGCCTATCTGGCCGGCCGGATGCCGAAACGTTTTTATAGTGCAACGCCAAGTTCTCCTAGTGAGGGGGTGATTTCTTCCGTCAAGCCGTGA
- the thiS gene encoding sulfur carrier protein ThiS: MSQLNLSINGEARSFAGIATFADLVVELGLTGKRIAIERNGEIVPRSRHAEATLADGDVLEIVVAVGGG, translated from the coding sequence ATGAGCCAATTGAATCTGAGCATCAACGGCGAAGCGCGCAGCTTCGCCGGCATAGCCACGTTTGCCGATCTGGTGGTTGAGCTGGGCTTGACGGGCAAGCGCATCGCCATCGAGCGCAACGGCGAGATCGTGCCGCGCAGCCGTCACGCCGAAGCGACGCTGGCGGACGGCGATGTGCTGGAAATCGTGGTGGCGGTCGGCGGCGGCTAA
- a CDS encoding RelA/SpoT family protein, with product MASGIETGIDYHALIESEAAAFFENAARYLKPEDVALLKQAFAVSREAHEGQTRKSGEPYITHPLAVATMLTDWRLDVQGLAAALLHDVLEDTGVTKPTLIEKFGKIVADLVDGLSKLERLEYQTKEAAQAESFRKMVLAMARDIRVIIVKLADRLHNMRTLDSMREDKRHRIALETLEIYAPIANRIGLNKVYRELQDLAFKHLHPHRYSVLSKAVRAARGNRREVVNKILQAVSQRLVQSNIEATIKGREKNLYSIYKKMQEKHLSFSEVLDIYGFRVVVNDIPACYLALGALHSLYKPIPGKFKDYIAIPKGNGYQSLHTTLFGPYGTPVEMQIRTREMHNVAEAGVASHWMYKSGEGINTAQQRTHQWLQKLLDMQEESEDAVEFLEHIKIDLFPDEVYVFTPKGKIMVLPQGATPVDFAYAVHTDVGHRCIAARVNHALVPLRTVLRNGDTVEIITSTQAKPNPSWLAFVQSGRARSGIRNYLKSLQREEAVSLGEKLLRQAVGALATTPLAVSEELRAEYFATYGEKMNSFDDVLAEIGAGKLLPIVVARRMLELAGERLGEGVRVGPITIRGNEAGMVQLSNCCNPLPGDEILGVITKGQGLVIHRVECPNARRADHDKLLEVNWEAQRDRMFGVTMGVLSRNERGALADIATAISQASANIESADTQDSSRDGDGLFNIHFRLQVEGVEHLERVLNAVRQLPVVQRVERK from the coding sequence ATGGCCAGCGGCATTGAGACAGGTATCGATTACCACGCCTTGATCGAATCCGAAGCGGCGGCTTTTTTTGAAAACGCCGCCCGTTACCTCAAGCCGGAAGACGTCGCCCTGCTCAAGCAGGCTTTCGCGGTCAGCCGCGAGGCGCACGAGGGCCAGACCCGCAAGAGCGGCGAGCCCTACATCACCCATCCGTTGGCGGTGGCCACCATGCTCACCGACTGGCGGCTGGATGTGCAGGGGCTGGCCGCGGCCTTGCTGCATGACGTGCTGGAAGACACCGGCGTCACCAAGCCCACGCTGATCGAGAAGTTCGGCAAGATCGTCGCCGACCTGGTGGACGGCCTGTCCAAGCTGGAGCGGCTGGAGTACCAGACCAAGGAAGCGGCTCAGGCCGAGAGCTTCCGCAAGATGGTGCTGGCGATGGCGCGCGACATCCGCGTCATCATCGTCAAGCTGGCGGACCGGCTGCACAATATGCGCACGCTGGACTCGATGCGCGAGGACAAGCGCCATCGCATCGCGCTGGAGACGCTGGAAATCTACGCGCCGATCGCCAACCGCATCGGCCTGAACAAGGTCTATCGCGAGCTGCAGGACCTGGCGTTCAAGCATCTGCATCCGCACCGCTACAGCGTGCTGTCCAAGGCGGTGCGCGCCGCGCGCGGCAATCGCCGCGAGGTGGTCAACAAGATACTGCAGGCGGTCAGCCAGCGGCTGGTGCAGAGCAATATCGAGGCCACGATCAAGGGCCGCGAGAAAAATCTTTACAGCATCTACAAGAAAATGCAGGAGAAGCACCTGTCCTTCTCCGAGGTGCTGGACATCTACGGCTTCCGCGTCGTCGTCAACGACATCCCGGCCTGCTACCTGGCGCTGGGCGCGCTGCACAGCCTGTACAAGCCCATTCCGGGCAAATTCAAGGATTACATCGCCATTCCCAAGGGCAATGGCTATCAAAGTCTGCACACCACGCTGTTCGGCCCTTATGGCACGCCGGTGGAAATGCAGATCCGCACCCGCGAGATGCACAATGTGGCGGAGGCTGGCGTGGCCTCGCACTGGATGTACAAGAGCGGCGAGGGCATCAACACCGCGCAGCAGCGCACCCACCAGTGGCTGCAGAAACTGCTGGACATGCAGGAGGAGAGCGAGGACGCGGTCGAGTTTCTGGAGCACATCAAGATCGACCTGTTCCCGGACGAGGTCTACGTGTTCACGCCCAAGGGCAAGATCATGGTGTTGCCGCAAGGGGCCACGCCGGTGGACTTCGCCTACGCCGTGCACACCGACGTCGGCCATCGCTGCATCGCCGCGCGTGTCAACCACGCGCTGGTGCCGCTGCGCACGGTGCTGCGCAATGGCGACACGGTGGAAATCATCACCTCGACGCAGGCCAAGCCCAATCCGTCCTGGCTGGCCTTCGTGCAGAGCGGCCGCGCGCGCTCCGGCATCCGCAATTATCTGAAGAGCCTGCAGCGCGAGGAGGCGGTGTCGCTGGGCGAGAAGCTGTTGCGGCAGGCGGTGGGCGCCTTGGCGACCACGCCGCTGGCGGTCAGCGAAGAACTGCGCGCCGAATACTTCGCCACTTATGGCGAGAAAATGAACAGCTTTGATGACGTGTTGGCGGAGATCGGCGCCGGCAAGCTGCTGCCCATCGTGGTGGCGCGGCGCATGCTGGAGCTGGCCGGCGAGCGGCTGGGCGAGGGCGTGCGCGTCGGCCCCATCACCATACGCGGCAACGAGGCCGGCATGGTGCAGCTGTCCAATTGCTGCAATCCGCTGCCCGGTGACGAAATCCTGGGCGTGATCACCAAGGGCCAGGGCCTGGTGATCCACCGCGTGGAGTGTCCGAACGCGCGCCGCGCCGATCACGACAAGCTGCTGGAAGTGAATTGGGAGGCGCAACGCGACCGCATGTTCGGCGTCACCATGGGCGTGCTGTCGCGCAACGAACGCGGCGCCTTGGCCGACATCGCCACCGCCATCTCGCAGGCCTCGGCCAATATCGAGAGCGCCGACACGCAGGACAGCAGCCGCGATGGCGATGGCCTGTTCAATATCCACTTCCGCTTGCAGGTGGAAGGCGTGGAGCATCTGGAGCGCGTGTTGAACGCCGTGCGGCAATTGCCGGTGGTGCAGCGCGTGGAGAGAAAATGA
- the rpoZ gene encoding DNA-directed RNA polymerase subunit omega, translating to MARITVDDCLDRIQNRFDLTLAAAYRARQVASGASAFVEPGRHKPTVIALREIAAGHVGKEVLNRGKA from the coding sequence ATGGCCCGTATTACTGTTGACGACTGCCTGGATCGCATCCAGAACCGATTTGACCTGACCCTGGCCGCCGCCTACCGCGCGCGCCAAGTGGCTTCCGGCGCGAGCGCCTTTGTCGAGCCGGGCCGCCATAAACCGACCGTGATCGCCCTGCGTGAAATCGCTGCCGGCCATGTCGGCAAGGAAGTCCTGAACCGCGGCAAGGCCTGA
- the gmk gene encoding guanylate kinase, whose amino-acid sequence MDQPIGNIYIVVAPSGAGKTSLVAALLQAEPSVELSISYSTRQARKGEIDGQHYHFVSRDTFEDMKARGDFLEWAEVYGNCYGTSAPWIRSRLDVGQDILLEIDWQGAEQVRKVFPQAIGIFIAPPSIEELERRLRGRDTDTEEVILRRLASARAEIDKIAEYDYIVVNDDFERARLDLISIVRAQRLKSAPQCRRLADMFRRMGTAGAK is encoded by the coding sequence ATGGACCAGCCCATCGGAAACATTTACATCGTGGTGGCGCCGTCCGGCGCCGGCAAGACTTCGCTGGTGGCCGCCCTGTTGCAGGCCGAGCCCAGCGTGGAGCTGTCTATCTCGTATAGCACGCGCCAGGCGCGCAAGGGTGAAATCGACGGCCAGCATTACCATTTCGTCAGCCGCGACACCTTTGAGGACATGAAGGCGCGCGGCGATTTTCTGGAATGGGCCGAAGTCTACGGCAACTGTTACGGCACCAGCGCGCCCTGGATCCGCAGCCGGCTGGACGTGGGGCAGGACATCCTGCTGGAGATCGACTGGCAAGGCGCGGAGCAGGTGCGCAAGGTCTTTCCTCAGGCCATCGGCATCTTCATCGCGCCGCCGTCCATCGAGGAGCTGGAGCGCCGCCTGCGCGGCCGCGACACGGATACCGAGGAAGTGATTCTGCGCCGTCTGGCCTCGGCCCGCGCCGAGATCGACAAGATCGCCGAGTACGATTACATCGTGGTCAACGACGACTTCGAGCGCGCGCGGCTGGACCTGATCAGCATTGTGCGCGCGCAGCGCCTGAAGAGCGCGCCGCAGTGCCGCCGCCTGGCCGATATGTTCCGCCGCATGGGCACCGCCGGCGCAAAGTGA
- a CDS encoding NCS2 family permease, whose amino-acid sequence MESRRMQLLESLFKLKEHGTTVRTEVIAGFTTFLTMAYIVLVNPLILSSTGMDLNAVFVATCLAAALGTAIMGLVANYPIALAPGMGLNAYFTFSVVKGMGLSWETALGAVFISGIVFLAVSLFKVREAIVNAIPQSLKFAISAGVGMFLAIIALKNAGIIAPHPATYLTLGDIHKPTALLAIFGFFLIVALEYRKVPGSIIIGILVVTVLSIALGLSPFKGIVAPVPSMAPTFMAMDIQGALHAGLIGVIFVFFFVDLFDTTGTLVGVSHRAGLLDKDGKLPRLKRALMADSIAITAGAVMGTSSTTAYIESAAGTAVGGRTGLTAVVVALLFLAALWLSPLAATVPAYATAPALCYVAVLMARGLAEIDWNDLTESAPAVMTALAMPFTFSIADGIAFGFISYAVIKILAGRFADLKPAVLVIAALWVFKLAFFA is encoded by the coding sequence TTGGAGTCGCGCCGCATGCAACTGCTGGAAAGCTTGTTCAAGCTGAAAGAACATGGCACCACGGTCCGGACCGAAGTCATCGCCGGATTCACCACCTTCCTGACCATGGCCTATATCGTGCTGGTCAACCCGCTGATCCTGTCTTCCACCGGCATGGACCTGAACGCGGTGTTCGTCGCCACCTGCTTGGCCGCGGCGCTCGGCACCGCCATCATGGGCCTGGTGGCCAACTACCCGATCGCGCTGGCGCCGGGCATGGGGCTGAACGCCTACTTTACCTTCAGCGTGGTCAAGGGCATGGGCCTGTCCTGGGAAACCGCGCTGGGCGCGGTGTTCATCTCCGGCATCGTCTTCCTGGCGGTGAGCCTGTTCAAGGTGCGCGAGGCCATCGTCAACGCCATCCCGCAGTCGCTGAAGTTCGCCATCTCGGCCGGCGTCGGCATGTTCCTGGCCATCATCGCGCTGAAGAACGCCGGCATCATCGCGCCGCATCCGGCCACCTATCTGACGCTGGGCGACATCCACAAACCCACCGCCTTGCTGGCCATCTTCGGCTTCTTCCTGATCGTGGCGCTGGAATACCGCAAGGTGCCGGGCTCCATCATCATCGGCATCCTGGTGGTGACCGTGCTGTCCATCGCGCTGGGCCTGTCGCCGTTCAAGGGCATCGTCGCTCCGGTGCCCAGCATGGCGCCCACCTTCATGGCCATGGACATCCAGGGCGCGCTGCACGCCGGCCTGATAGGCGTGATCTTCGTGTTCTTCTTCGTCGACCTGTTCGACACCACCGGCACCCTGGTCGGCGTGTCGCATCGCGCCGGCCTGCTGGACAAGGACGGCAAGCTGCCGCGGCTGAAGCGCGCGCTGATGGCGGACTCCATCGCCATCACCGCCGGCGCCGTGATGGGCACCTCGTCCACCACCGCCTACATCGAATCCGCCGCCGGCACCGCCGTGGGCGGCCGCACCGGCCTGACCGCCGTGGTGGTGGCGCTGCTGTTCCTGGCCGCGCTGTGGCTGTCGCCGCTGGCCGCCACCGTGCCGGCCTACGCCACCGCGCCGGCGCTGTGCTACGTCGCCGTGCTGATGGCGCGCGGCCTGGCGGAAATAGACTGGAACGACCTGACCGAATCCGCCCCGGCGGTGATGACCGCGCTGGCCATGCCCTTCACCTTCTCCATCGCAGACGGCATCGCCTTCGGCTTCATCAGCTACGCCGTGATCAAGATCCTGGCCGGCCGCTTCGCCGACCTGAAGCCCGCGGTGCTGGTCATCGCCGCGCTGTGGGTATTCAAGCTGGCGTTCTTCGCCTAA
- a CDS encoding adenine phosphoribosyltransferase has translation MENLSNLDYSSYLKGWIRTVPNWPQQGVMFRDITPLLQNPKTFRMLIDIYVHRYMTEKVDLVAGLDARGFIIGSVLAYELNVGFVPIRKKGKLPFTTVEEEYELEYGNAAVEMHTDACKPGDRVILIDDLVATGGTMMAGYKLLKRMGADVLEAAAIIELPELGGGQLVRDGGLDLFTVCSYKGH, from the coding sequence ATGGAAAACCTCAGCAATCTCGACTACTCCAGCTACCTGAAGGGCTGGATCCGCACCGTGCCGAACTGGCCGCAACAAGGCGTGATGTTCCGCGACATCACCCCGCTGCTGCAAAACCCCAAGACCTTCCGCATGTTGATCGACATCTACGTCCATCGCTACATGACGGAAAAAGTGGACTTGGTGGCCGGCCTGGACGCGCGCGGCTTCATCATCGGTTCCGTGTTGGCCTACGAGCTGAACGTCGGCTTCGTGCCCATCCGCAAGAAGGGCAAGCTGCCCTTCACCACGGTGGAAGAGGAATACGAGCTGGAATACGGCAATGCCGCGGTGGAAATGCACACCGACGCCTGCAAGCCGGGCGACCGCGTGATCCTGATCGACGATCTGGTAGCCACCGGCGGCACCATGATGGCCGGCTACAAGCTGCTCAAGCGCATGGGCGCCGACGTGCTGGAAGCCGCGGCCATCATCGAGCTGCCGGAGCTGGGCGGCGGCCAGCTGGTGCGCGACGGCGGCCTGGACCTGTTCACCGTCTGCAGCTACAAGGGCCACTGA
- a CDS encoding S41 family peptidase, translating to MILGLLGAALASAGWAQGEDWQALAREQLAFAHQTLVDAHPGAIDSENPGFRRWLEQGYAEALRLTREVRSQEQVLGPLQYYLVGFQDVHVVLSASPKMRFYRWQGWTAKPQGDRWLVDAVAKDWPTALPPQGAQWLSCDGKPAEAALRQDVMPYLDRREPLEGQRWELGRYAAMQSAQLRALSPLPASCRFRLADGSEKDYAMSARRFDRSPLPPPASFKPEIRDLGEGRYWVQVADFMPQGERIQQMQNVIAGMQALRSAKLIVLDTRGNRGGSSQYATDLLESLYGKDDAAWLERRADGDSYIEWRVSAASERYPQVALAYPGLPAATRVWAEKLQKRLTQARKEGREWLREDDSDAVKAPATFAGKPRIAWITRSDCASSCLMFADLVKQIPGSVQLGQMTNADTTYMDVTSEPLPSGLGVLHLPMKVIRHRPRASNQPYLPDAHYDGDIDDTKALQAWVLQRMG from the coding sequence ATGATTTTGGGACTGCTGGGAGCCGCGTTGGCCAGCGCCGGGTGGGCGCAGGGCGAGGATTGGCAGGCCTTGGCGCGCGAACAGTTGGCATTCGCGCATCAGACGCTTGTCGATGCTCACCCTGGCGCCATCGATAGCGAAAATCCAGGCTTCCGCCGTTGGCTGGAGCAGGGCTATGCCGAAGCCTTGCGGCTCACCCGGGAGGTCAGGAGCCAGGAGCAGGTGTTGGGGCCGTTGCAATATTATTTAGTGGGTTTCCAAGACGTGCATGTGGTGCTCAGCGCCTCGCCCAAGATGCGTTTCTATCGCTGGCAGGGCTGGACGGCCAAGCCGCAGGGCGACCGCTGGCTGGTGGACGCGGTGGCCAAGGACTGGCCGACCGCCTTGCCGCCGCAAGGCGCGCAATGGCTCAGTTGCGACGGTAAGCCAGCGGAGGCGGCGCTGCGGCAAGACGTCATGCCCTATCTGGACCGGCGCGAGCCCCTGGAAGGCCAGCGCTGGGAGTTGGGGCGTTATGCGGCGATGCAGTCGGCGCAGTTGCGCGCCTTGAGCCCCTTGCCGGCCAGTTGCCGCTTCCGTCTGGCAGATGGCAGCGAGAAGGATTATGCGATGAGCGCGCGTCGCTTCGACCGTTCGCCCTTGCCGCCGCCAGCCAGCTTCAAGCCGGAAATCCGCGATCTGGGGGAGGGCCGGTATTGGGTGCAGGTGGCGGACTTCATGCCGCAGGGCGAGCGAATACAGCAAATGCAGAATGTGATCGCCGGCATGCAGGCCTTGCGTTCGGCCAAGCTGATCGTACTGGATACGCGGGGCAATCGCGGCGGCAGCAGCCAGTATGCGACGGACTTGCTGGAAAGCCTGTATGGCAAGGACGATGCGGCTTGGCTGGAGCGTCGGGCGGATGGCGATTCCTACATAGAGTGGCGGGTCAGCGCGGCGTCGGAACGGTATCCGCAAGTCGCGCTGGCTTATCCTGGCCTGCCGGCCGCCACGCGGGTCTGGGCGGAAAAGCTGCAAAAGCGGCTGACGCAGGCGCGGAAGGAAGGGCGGGAGTGGTTGCGGGAAGATGACAGCGACGCGGTGAAAGCGCCCGCGACCTTCGCGGGCAAGCCGCGCATCGCCTGGATCACACGCTCGGACTGCGCCAGTTCCTGCCTGATGTTCGCCGATCTGGTGAAGCAGATTCCGGGCAGCGTGCAGCTGGGGCAGATGACCAATGCCGATACCACGTATATGGATGTGACCAGCGAACCGCTGCCTTCCGGCCTTGGGGTGTTGCACCTGCCGATGAAGGTGATACGGCATCGTCCGCGCGCCAGCAACCAGCCTTATCTGCCCGACGCGCATTACGATGGCGACATCGACGATACCAAGGCTTTGCAGGCCTGGGTCTTGCAGCGCATGGGGTGA